TAGTTCCCGAGGTGGGCATGGAGGAGGTCGTGGAGGCTTCGAAGGTCGGCCACGTCCACAACCTGTTGACAAGCCGAGGAGAAAGGAGCCGATCCCAGGTTGTGAACCATGGATTCTCGTATATACTAAGTACTCGAGGCGCTTCGCATACAACCCTGTCAAGAATGCCAGCTACTGGCGCATACcggagaagttgatgccTGCCATTTTGGAGCTTGACAAAGCCCGGCTACGGCAGAAAGCCGCAGGAGAGAATCAAGAAAAGGAGCATAANNNNNNNNNNNNNNNNNNNNNNNNNNNNNNNNNNNNNNNNNNNNNNNNNNNNNNNNNNNNNNNNNNNNNNNNNNNNNNNNNNNNNNNNNNNNNNNNNNNNAGCAAGCAGTACCACAAAAGAATGACGCCCCAGTGGCAGGTTTGGACGACGATAGCGAATATGAGGAGGTCGAGGTGACGGATGACGAAGGGGAAGGtgaaggcgatgaagaaCATCCCTCCAAACGGCAACGGACTGCAGATCCTGACGCAGACGAAGACGTACCCATGGAATTCACAGAAGCTGATTTTGCAGCTCAATTACAGGCCATGGGAGACGATTACGGCCTTGAACCAGGCGACTACGACGACGGAAACGCTGAAGAATGGCCTGAAGGTGCCGAGGGAGTGCCTCTATCCGAAGACGACGCGAAATACCTGTTCAAAGATCTCTTGAAcgacttcaacatcaacccaTACAGCCCGTGGGAGAAACTCCTGGAGGAAGGCAAAATCATCGATGACTTGCGATATACAGCACTCAGCACTACGAAAGCACGTCGGGATTGCTGGGACGAGTGGACGCGTGAGAAGATCGCGGAGTTGAAGGAGCAACGAGCCAGGCAGGAAAAGCGGGATCCTCGTATTGCTTACATGGCATTCCTGCAAGAAAAGGCGACGCCGAAGCTGTACTGGCCCGAGTTCAAGAGAAAGTACAAGAAGGAGGACGTCATGAAAGATCACAAGATCACCGACAAGGATCGCGAGAAGGCATATCGAGAACACATTGGTCGCCTCAAAATGCCCCAGTCCAAACTCAAGTCCGATCTTACTGCCCTGCTCAAGGCCCAGCCGGTGCACTTACTAAACAACAAGTCGCTATCTACCGGCTTACCCGACCCGGTCCTCACCGACATTCGCTTCATATCCCTCGAGCCCAAGATCCGCGATCCTCTGATCGAGGCTTACGTGAGCAATCTGCCTCCCCCACCAGAGGACCTTGATGCAGCCAAGGACGACGAAGAGCAGCGAAAGCAGCGCGAGTCACGCGAAAAGCGTGAGAAGGCACTGGAGGAGAGAAACCGCGTGGTGGAGGAACAGAAAAAGAAGCGCGATCGAGAGGTGGCGGCTAGTAAAGCCCGAttgagagatgaagaaagggAGTTGGAGATGGCCATGAAGGTAGGAAAGCAAGGATTGCAGAGCCAGTTGGCCAGCATGAAGGTTGCAGAAAAGGAACCATGATATTGGGGAAAAACAGATCTTGTATCTGCATATGCATCTATCTAGTATATCTTATTCTAGCGACCAACCGTGGTCGGTTTGTGTCCATATAGACAATCACAGCCCATACATGAAAGTCAACTTCTTGTCTGCGTATCGGCGGTCGTTGAGTCTCTCACTCTCGATCTCCTCCGGTGACATTGTGCGCAATATCGCCTGCTTGCGTTTGTTGACTGCTGCAAGCATGAATCGATAAGACAAATATCCGATCAAGGCGATGGCAAGGAAACCCAGCGTGACGTAAAATGGAAATCTGTAATGGGGCTTGTATCGCTGTCGGTACAACTGCGCCCCGATCACGCCTCCGAGGTTACCGAAACCATTGACGCCAAGCACAAGAGCTCGCTTGCCAGGCTCAGGCGTGTTGCCACTGAGCCATGCCATAGTGAGAGGAGCCGAAATGTATACACCAGATAGGAGCACACAAAGTGAAACGTACTGCCCAGTGCTCGAGGAGATTGTAACGGTAAGGACCAGGCCAATGATACCAATAACCAAACCACCCAAAATGTGATATCCCCGTTCCTTGTAGTGATCCGAACTTAGAGCAAAGGCGTAGAGGCCAAGAGCACCACAGACGAAGGGCGGAACTGTCATCTAGATCGCTCGCAGTCAGTCAAGCCCAGTTGAGACTAAGAAGAAGTAAAACACACCAGGTTGGCAAGGATGGACTCATAACCCAGCCCCTGAACAACAAGGGGCAGGAAAACTGAGAAGGCACCGCTGGGGACACTCGCGCAGATGTTGAGCAGAAGGACAGTCCACAGCTTCCAGTCTTTCATCGTTTCCACGAAATCTCTCTTGCTCAGGCGATTCTCTTCAATACCATCTTCGCTGTACTCATGCTGTACGAACTCGGCGTTGTCTTGCTTCATGCGTTCGACAGCAAACTCTCGTTCATCTGGACGAAGAAACCAAGCAGAGCCAGGGCCTTTAGGTAGCCACAGCCAAGCAATGATAGCAAAGAAGCATGTCAGTGCTCCCTCGATAAGGAAGAGATATTGCCAGTTCTTGAGGCCACCACCACGGAGATGGAAAATGCCGTATGCTTGAAGGAGTAAGTAATTATCTTGAAGAATTGTTATAACCAGAACTCACAGATTGAGCCCGAGAAGGCTCCAGCGATGGCATACTGTCCGTAGAATAGAGCGAGTCTAACACAAAAGTCGTAACGAGGATAGAAGAATGACAAATACGCAACGGCCGTGGGGTAGAAGCCCGCTTCAAAGGCGCCAATGAGCAAACGTGTGGCGATGAGTGCCCCTAGAGTAAGGTCAGAAGAGGTTTGACTATGTGAGAGCGAACGGAAGGGCTACAGACCACGTCCTTTGATGAAAGCTTGACCAA
This genomic stretch from Fusarium oxysporum f. sp. lycopersici 4287 chromosome 2, whole genome shotgun sequence harbors:
- a CDS encoding hypothetical protein (At least one base has a quality score < 10): MLKSTHTPSAAALAPLPPGWSEHTAPTGHTYYYNAETKESTYKRPGVQPPLQPAQPQAPAYPGYGSIPYLADPNVANAYMAQFNQDNNGQRHNYSSRVPQKNDAPVAGLDDDSEYEEVEVTDDEGEGEGDEEHPSKRQRTADPDADEDVPMEFTEADFAAQLQAMGDDYGLEPGDYDDGNAEEWPEGAEGVPLSEDDAKYLFKDLLNDFNINPYSPWEKLLEEGKIIDDLRYTALSTTKARRDCWDEWTREKIAELKEQRARQEKRDPRIAYMAFLQEKATPKLYWPEFKRKYKKEDVMKDHKITDKDREKAYREHIGRLKMPQSKLKSDLTALLKAQPVHLLNNKSLSTGLPDPVLTDIRFISLEPKIRDPLIEAYVSNLPPPPEDLDAAKDDEEQRKQRESREKREKALEERNRVVEEQKKKRDREVAASKARLRDEERELEMAMKVGKQGLQSQLASMKVAEKEP
- a CDS encoding hypothetical protein (At least one base has a quality score < 10), which encodes MSDREALQPTKSSKTPSSLPAAYSVEQNKERSRALNQKLDFALLPLLSLLYLFNGLDRGNVGNAETQGFTTDIGAEPDDLNEAVSLFFVTFVVLQPVSAAAGRYIGAKHWIPFLMFGWGAVTIGQAFIKGRGALIATRLLIGAFEAGFYPTAVAYLSFFYPRYDFCVRLALFYGQYAIAGAFSGSISYGIFHLRGGGLKNWQYLFLIEGALTCFFAIIAWLWLPKGPGSAWFLRPDEREFAVERMKQDNAEFVQHEYSEDGIEENRLSKRDFVETMKDWKLWTVLLLNICASVPSGAFSVFLPLVVQGLGYESILANLMTVPPFVCGALGLYAFALSSDHYKERGYHILGGLVIGIIGLVLTVTISSSTGQYVSLCVLLSGVYISAPLTMAWLSGNTPEPGKRALVLGVNGFGNLGGVIGAQLYRQRYKPHYRFPFYVTLGFLAIALIGYLSYRFMLAAVNKRKQAILRTMSPEEIESERLNDRRYADKKLTFMYGL